The DNA window GGTCGGAGGCCCGAACTTCTTCACCTGGACCGTCACGGCGACCGCGGGCGTGTTCTCCAGGATGCGGTCGATGATCCGCTCCCCGAGGATCTCCAGCAGCTTGTACGACGTGCTCGTGCCTGCCTCCACGACCAGGGTCGCCAGGCGGTCGTAGTCGAATACCCGCGCGCGGCTGTCGGTGGGCGGCAGCGAGGAGACTGGCAGCTCCACCTTGAGGTGCACGACGAAGTCCTGGGGGAGATCGCGCTCCGCTCGGGAAACGCCATGCTTCGCTCGGAAGCGGATTCCCTCCAGGAAGATCCTGTAAGTCTCGATGGACGTCACGGGCCGCGCGTACCACCGGAGGCCGCCGCGCGGCAAGCGGCTGCTTGCAGGGCGACCGCTCCGCTCGGTCTACCTCAGGGGGACAGGCTCCTGCTGGCGCGCTGCACCAGCGCGTCCCGCTCACGCAGGATGAGCCGACGACCTGCCACATCCAGGATGCCCTCGCGGCGCAGCATCCCGAGGGTGAGCGTCACCGTCTCCCGGGTCGAGCCGATCACCTGGGCGATCTCGAAGTGCGTCAGCGGAGCCGAGATCAGCACGCCGCGCGGCGTCGAGACGCCCCAGCGGTCGGCAGCGGAGATCAGGAATTCCGCCAGCCTTCCCTCCACGTTGCGGAAGAGCATGGACTCGATCCTGTCCTCGACCTCACGTTGACGCGAGATCAAAACCGAGACCACCGCGTGCCCCAGGTCGGGATCCCTGGCGAGCAGCTCGCGGGCGAGTGCGACCGGAATGCGGACGATCTCCGCCTCTTCCATGGCCACCGCGCGCTCGGTCCGCTGCTCGTGACCACCCAGGCACGACTCGCCGAGCAGGTCGCCGCTGCCGCGGTAACCGAGCGGGATCACGCCGCCCGACAGCACCCGCTCGATGCGCGCCCGCCCGCGACCGCCGAGGGAGACCAGGGTGTCGACCGGCGTGTCCTGATCGAAGATCGCGGTCCCCCCGGGCACGATCTCGCTCGTGGCCGCCGCCATCACGGCGTTCCGCGTGGCCGTCGCGGCCTTGTCGAAGAAGAAGGACAGGCGCACGCCTGCGCTCACGTCGTGGAGGCGAGAGGCCTCCGAGGGTGAGCGCCTCGGGTCGGCGTCCGTCGCGGCGGAGAAGGTGGGTTCGATCTCGGTCACGGCAAAGACCGAACGTTAGCCGAACTCCAGCCTCGTGGGGGCCGAAACCTCCCCCAGAAGCGCTCAAAATCGCCGAAGGTTTCCCGGAAATCCACGCATGGACGGCGGCACTTCGTGTCATTCAGCGCGGACGGCGGCGCTTCGTGTCGTGCGGCGCTTCGTGTCGCGTTGCGTGGATGCGGTGCAGGGCCACGCTACACACGCACCTCCACACCCGCCTTGCGAAGGAGCGCGACGGTGGGGCGCAGCGCGTAGCCGGGTCCCTTGCCCAGCCGCAACCGCGCGCCATCGCGCAAGAGCAGCTCGAGCCAGCGCGCCTCCATGCCCGGCTCCGCCGCCTCGGCATCGGGTCCCGTCACCACGGGCAGCGCCACGGCGACGATCGCCGAAGCGGGCCAGCGCCTCTCGAAGCCACGCCCCACCTGCACGACCTCGGCACGCTCGAAGTCCACGCGGAACTTCCCGTGCAACCGGCGCCGACGCCAGAGGATCCAGCGCGCCACGATCACACCGATCAGCCAGATGCCGGGGATGAACCCCATCGGCCACGGCACCACGCGCAGCGCGACCAGCCCTGCCACGATGCACCCGATCAGCATCACGAACGACGTGACCACCCGGATGCCCAGCTCCAGGGCGGCTCCCTGACACTCACAGAGGAGCACCAGCGGTCCCTGAGACTCGATCGTGCAGTCCTGGTTCGCGAGCAGCGTCTCGGCAAAGGACACGGGGGTCGAAGCACTGCTTGGAGGATCCGCGCCCGGCGTGCAAGCGGCCCCTCGCACCCAGGGCGCCTCCGCGCTAAGCACGGCAGCGATGCGCGCCCGCACCGCCCTCGCCGTCGCCCGCCGCATGGCAGCGGCCACTGCCCTCGCTCTCGCTGCGAACGCCTGTGGTGCTGGCAGCACGCCGCCGCCCAAGGACCCGCTCGTCAGCCTCCGTGAGCTCGGCGCGACGGCGCGAGACGGCGAGGCCGTGGGCCGCTGGCTCCTCGGCGAGCTGCTCGTCCCCGGGGGCACGCCAGAGCGCGCCCGCGCGGCCCGGAAGCGGCTCGACGAGGTGGGCCCCAGGACGCTCCACGGAGCCCTTGCCCGCGCGGTCGACGACGAAGCGCACGGGCGCTTCAAGGCCGCGACCGACGCTCACCTCGACGCCATCAGCGCCGCACGGACCAGTGAGCACCCGGACGCGCCCCTGGTCGCCTGGTACGCCGCTCACCGCCTGCTGACGCTCCGCCATAGCGTCGCCGGCCTGTGGCAGCGCGGGCGTGACATCGTCCTCCGAGCGCTCGACCAGCCTGGCAACATCGGCTGGCGCGCGCGCGGAGAGCTGGTCGAGTGGTGGAGCCTGGACGGCGTGTCCGATGCACCAGCGAATGCGGACGCCAGCACGCCCCGGATGGACCTCTCGGCCAAGCGCTTCGGGTGCATCGAGAAGGCCAGGATGGCTGGTCCCTTCGGGCACCTCGCGCGCAGTGACCACCGCGTCCATTTCCCCGCCGAGCGACCCGGCCCCTGGCCTCCCGTCTTCCCGCTGGATCCCTTCCGCGTCGAAGCCCCGCGCGTGCTGGAGACCGAGCGGCGCGGCTGCTTGATCGCGCCCACCACAGCCGTCGAGAGCGGCGTCTTTTACCTGGAGACCTTCCTCGATCTGCCCGCCGAGCGCGACCTCCTCGTCGCCGTACAGGGGGCCTTCGCCATCTTCATCGACGACGTCGAGGTCCTCACCCGGGATACACGGCAGTGGGGCGTGTGGCCGCGCTTCGGGGCGCGTGTCCGCCTGAGCAAGGGCCGCCACCGCATCCTGGCTCGTGTCGGCGGCCGCGAGACGTCGATGCGCCTCATGACGCCCGACGGTCTGCCGCTCGGCTTGCCCACCTCCGACGATCCCACGCCCCCGTACAGCATCATGCCCCCGGAGAGGCTGCCCGATCCGAACGTGCTCGAGCCGTTCCTGACCGCCGTCGGCGTGCGACCGCAGCCCGGGACACCGCCAGGAGATCCCACGCGCAACGTCGCTGATCCCATCTCTCGCTGGCTCGCCGCCCAAGTGGCGCACATAGAGGGGCAGGACGACGTCAGCTCGGTGCTCATCGAGCCGCTCGTCAAGGACCTCTCCCGCGCCACCGGCATCGCGCTCGCCACCCAGGCCGACTTCATCGCCCGCGATCCGATCTTCCCCGAGACGGACGGCCGCGATCTCGCGAAGGACTTGCGCACCCGAGCCGCCGAAAAGGATCCAGAGCTGTGGGAGTCGCGCTTTCTGCTCGTCCTCGAGAGCATCGACAAGGAGGGCTTGCCCCAGATGCCTCGTCAGGTGGAGGCGCTCGCCGACCACTTTCGCGATGTGCCAGAGCTCATGAAGGCGCTCTTCGGCATCTACAGCCGGCTGGGCTGGAACGTGGAGCGAAAGCGCACCCTCCGCGAGGCGGCCGCACGCTTCCCCGACGATGTCGACATCCTGCAGTCGCTGCTCCAGCTCCAGGAGCAGGAGGGTGAGCGCTCCCAAGCCGACGCGACCGCGGCGCACATCCGCAAGCTGGATCCCAACGCCGACGTCGATTTGAACCGCGCGATCAAGCGGCAGGACTGGGAGGGCGCCATCAAGGAGCTCCGACGCCTGGGCGAGCTGCGCAAGGACCGCAAGGACATCGCGCGTCGCATCGCCGATCTGCTGACCCGCTCGGGCAACCGCTCCGAATCGCTGGAGCAGCTCGAGCAAGCCCTCGTCCAGAACCCGACCGACGCCGATGCGCGCATGGCGCTCGCCGATGCCCGGTTCGCGCTCGGGGAACGCGACGCCCTGCAGAAAGCCCTCGTGGAGGCGATCCGCACCGGCTCCGACAGCGATCAGCTCCGTGAGGCCATCGAGCTGGTCGAGGGCACCACGGAGCTGAGCCCGTACCGGCAAGATGGCGCCAAGGTCATCCGGGATTACGAGACCGCCGCCGCCGAGATGCCCGGCAACGCGGCCCGCGTGCTCGATTACTCGGCGCTCTGGGTCCACCCCGACGGCTCGGCGCGCATGCTGGAGCACGAGATCATCCGCATCCAGTCCCGCGAGGCCATCCAGGAACTCGCGGAGCAGCAGATGCCCCGTGGCCTGGTGCTCAAGCTGCGCACGGTGAAGCGTGACGGGACGATCCTCGAGCCGGAGATGGTCGAGGGCAAGCCGACGGTGACCATGCCCCACCTCGAGGTCGGGGACTACATCGAGACCGAGAGCCTCTTCACGCTGCGCGGTGACGGCCGCGGGGGGCGCGTCTTCCAGGGGCCACGGTGGTTCTTCCGTGAAGAGAAGGTGGCCTACTGGCGCAGCGAGTTCGTGGTGATTTCGCCGAAGAACCGCCCCCTCGACGTCGAGGTCGGAGGCGACGTCCCGCCGGCGCAGGTCACCGAGAGCGGCGCCCTGGTGACCCGTCGCTGGCGCGTCGATCGCAACCCGGCGCTCCCCGAAGAGCCTGGCAGCGCACCCCTCTCGGAGTTCCTCCCGAACGTGCGCATCGGCTGGGGCATGAGCCTGGCCGACACCGTGGCCCGCATGGTCGACGCAGCCGCCGACGAGACGCCGCGCGATCCGAGGATCGTGCGGGTCGCTCAGGCCATCGCGCGGGACGCCGCCGCGGCCGGGACGGGAACGAAAAAGGGAGCCAAGACGGAGGGGTCGGCCGCCGAGCTTCCCTCGCAGGACGAGCAGGCCCGGCGCGTCTACCGCTGGGTGCTCGCGAATGTGGAGACGGGGCGAGAGACGGATGGTCGCCGGGTGGTGATCGGCAAGAGCGGCAACCGCTCCGAGGCCTTCGTCTATCTCTGCCGGCTGCTCGGCATCGACGCCTCGTATGGTCTCGTGCGCGATCGGCTCACCCCGCCGCCGCGCGGCCCGATGAGCGAGGCCGAGACGTACAGCGCGCTCGCCGTACGGCTCACGCTGAAGCCCAGCGAGCGCCCCTCCACCGAGGGTGAGGCCGTGAAGTCCGCGAGCGCGACGAACCGCTGGCTGGTCATCCGGGAGAAGTACGCGCCCTATGGCTACCTCCCGAGTCCCCTCCGAGGGCAGCCGGCGATCCTGCTCGTTCCAGGCGCGCCGCACGAGACCACGGCCACCACGGGTCCCGCCGACGGTCTCACCAGCGAAGGCACCGCCGAGCTCGCCGAGGACGGGACGGCGACGGTCGAACTACGCCAGTCCTTTGCGGGCAAGCTCGCCATCGGTCTGCGCACGGCGCTGGAGACCTTGCCGGATGCCCGGCTGCAGGACGTGGTCGAGTCGAAGCTGCTGCAGCAGGCGCTCCCTGGCGCGCGCCTCCTCGACATGGAGGTGAAGAACCTCGCGACCCTGGACGCTCCGCTCGTCCTCGTGATGAAGGCGCGGATGCCCAACTTCGCGCGCCGCCAGGGCGACGAGCTGGTGATCACGCCGCCGTGTCTGGTCCACCTCTCGAACCTGGCCACCCTGACCACACGCGAGACGCCGCTCTACATCTCGGAGGGCGTGTCCACCCGCTCGGTGATCCGCTTCCAGGTGAAGCTCCCCGCCAACGCAGAACTCACCACCCGGCTGGCCCCCACGTCCGTCGAGAACCAGGGGCGCTCGGTGATGGTGCGAGATCGGATGGAGAAAGGGACGCTCTTCTTCGATCGGGTCCTCGACCTCCCTGCAGGGCGCGTCCAGCCCGAGGACTATTCCACGTTCCAGAGCTTCGCCCGCAAGGCGGACAGCGCCATCACCCAGGAGGTGGTGGTACGGCTCGGTCGGGCACGCTGACCGCCTCGGCGCGCAGCGCGCGCCGAGCCCACTTCAGGTCGCGGCGTTGGCGACCTGGTGCAGCAGGACGGCCTGCTCGATCACCGCGGAGGGGACCGGCACGTCGCCGAACGACGCCGAGGGCGTCTCTTGCTCCTCGGGCGCAGGGGCAGCACCAGCGCCCCGCCGCAACCCCTCGACCTCGGCACGCGCAGCGATGAGCGCTTGCTCCAGCTCCTCGTGGACCAGCTCGGGCGCAGCGGCGCCCTGGCGAGCTTCATCGAGCTGGCGTTCGAGCTGGGCGATCTTCCACTGCGCGGCCTGCA is part of the Chondromyces crocatus genome and encodes:
- a CDS encoding Crp/Fnr family transcriptional regulator, encoding MTEIEPTFSAATDADPRRSPSEASRLHDVSAGVRLSFFFDKAATATRNAVMAAATSEIVPGGTAIFDQDTPVDTLVSLGGRGRARIERVLSGGVIPLGYRGSGDLLGESCLGGHEQRTERAVAMEEAEIVRIPVALARELLARDPDLGHAVVSVLISRQREVEDRIESMLFRNVEGRLAEFLISAADRWGVSTPRGVLISAPLTHFEIAQVIGSTRETVTLTLGMLRREGILDVAGRRLILRERDALVQRASRSLSP
- a CDS encoding dihydroneopterin aldolase — protein: MTSIETYRIFLEGIRFRAKHGVSRAERDLPQDFVVHLKVELPVSSLPPTDSRARVFDYDRLATLVVEAGTSTSYKLLEILGERIIDRILENTPAVAVTVQVKKFGPPTSASVDAVAIELTGRRGD